The following proteins are encoded in a genomic region of Streptomyces sp. NBC_01723:
- a CDS encoding MFS transporter has protein sequence MSTVCRRRGLVVSLNSTGYAVGATIGGISSVALIDRYGWRPVFLAGGLATLAVIPLVFRLLPESLDFLLSRRPANALSRVDELARRMGSQTCPRSRTGHRRSTPPRAGSAASWHRTCAAAPWCCGVPSSSSWPPLLRHNAHGDGSNDQEERWGRDTGALAQPVGPQRRRPPQRHEQNGQAEGANRAARLRRTERRVDGFETGVRRHRSAGGTAPSPSGPD, from the coding sequence GTGTCCACCGTGTGCCGCCGGCGCGGTCTGGTCGTCAGCCTCAACTCCACGGGGTACGCCGTGGGCGCGACGATCGGCGGCATCTCCTCGGTCGCTCTCATCGACCGCTACGGGTGGCGCCCTGTGTTCCTGGCCGGCGGACTCGCCACCCTGGCCGTCATTCCCCTCGTCTTCCGTCTCCTGCCGGAATCACTCGACTTCCTCCTCAGCAGGAGACCCGCCAACGCCCTGAGCCGTGTCGACGAGCTGGCCCGCCGCATGGGCAGCCAGACCTGCCCGCGCTCCCGGACAGGACATCGACGAAGCACACCTCCTCGGGCGGGTTCCGCCGCCTCCTGGCACCGGACCTGCGCCGCCGCACCCTGGTGCTGTGGGGTGCCTTCTTCCTCGTCATGGCCGCCTCTACTTCGTCACAACGCCCACGGGGACGGCAGCAACGACCAGGAAGAACGCTGGGGCCGGGATACGGGTGCGCTCGCTCAACCGGTTGGACCCCAACGCCGCCGGCCCCCCCAGCGCCACGAACAGAATGGCCAGGCCGAAGGAGCAAACAGGGCGGCACGGCTTCGGCGGACGGAGCGGAGGGTCGACGGCTTCGAAACAGGGGTGCGCCGACATCGGTCAGCCGGGGGTACGGCGCCTTCGCCGTCCGGGCCAGACTGA
- a CDS encoding PP2C family protein-serine/threonine phosphatase produces MTVDKPSGSVVLAWTPWAAMTVVAVTDIVAGPDVGFLPLVSLGPAFASLIGGWRRTALIGVVALALTVALGLYDGLFDGRRGLTACLSVAGVTGVGLAAAVIRERREAELASVRSIAESAQRVLLRPVPLTVGPLQMAVSYTSAIAEARIGGDLYEVVASPYGVRVIVGDVQGKGLAAVETAAVVLGAFREAAHDEPDLVQLGERLERSLSRELEGEKFVTVVLAEIRTGDEAVFLNFGHPAPMVVRADGTVDFPEPSSYAPPLGLGIPGTEGPQPYRVGFVPGDQLLLYTDGVTEARDKNDAFYPLAQRACLLNEPDVHHALEALREDLSEHAVGPPHDDAAMLLVRHQGGPVGGEPRKPR; encoded by the coding sequence GTGACCGTGGACAAGCCATCCGGTTCGGTGGTGCTGGCCTGGACGCCGTGGGCGGCGATGACCGTCGTAGCAGTCACAGACATCGTCGCGGGTCCTGATGTCGGCTTCCTGCCGCTGGTTTCGCTGGGTCCCGCCTTCGCCAGTCTGATCGGCGGCTGGCGCCGTACTGCCCTGATCGGTGTGGTGGCCCTCGCTCTGACGGTCGCCCTCGGTCTGTACGACGGCCTGTTCGACGGGCGTCGGGGTCTTACCGCCTGCTTGTCGGTGGCTGGAGTCACCGGCGTCGGCTTGGCCGCCGCAGTGATCAGAGAACGCAGGGAAGCGGAGCTGGCCAGTGTGCGATCGATCGCCGAGTCCGCTCAGCGTGTGCTGCTCCGCCCCGTGCCCCTGACCGTGGGCCCCTTGCAGATGGCTGTTTCCTACACCTCGGCCATCGCCGAGGCCCGCATCGGTGGAGACCTTTATGAGGTGGTCGCCTCACCGTACGGCGTCCGTGTGATCGTCGGCGACGTGCAGGGCAAGGGTCTCGCCGCGGTCGAGACGGCAGCGGTGGTGCTCGGCGCGTTCCGTGAGGCCGCCCACGACGAGCCGGACCTGGTGCAGCTGGGGGAGCGTCTGGAGCGCAGCCTGTCCCGGGAACTGGAGGGCGAGAAGTTCGTCACCGTCGTCCTGGCGGAAATCCGCACCGGGGACGAGGCGGTCTTCCTCAACTTCGGACACCCCGCGCCCATGGTCGTCCGTGCCGACGGCACGGTCGATTTCCCGGAGCCCTCGTCCTACGCCCCGCCCTTGGGACTGGGGATACCTGGCACTGAAGGACCTCAGCCGTACCGTGTCGGGTTCGTGCCGGGCGACCAACTGCTGCTCTACACCGACGGTGTCACCGAGGCGCGTGACAAGAACGACGCCTTCTACCCCCTTGCCCAACGGGCCTGTCTGCTCAATGAGCCCGACGTCCACCACGCCTTGGAAGCGCTGCGGGAAGATCTGTCGGAGCACGCCGTCGGGCCGCCGCACGACGACGCCGCGATGCTGCTGGTACGCCACCAGGGAGGGCCGGTCGGCGGCGAGCCGAGGAAGCCCCGGTAG
- a CDS encoding cupin domain-containing protein, whose protein sequence is MTTDELAYKALEGLGAAPLWRFYGNLFPAQPKSRAVPYRWDWRELRPHLLHFSKSLSLEEAERRVLMLVNPGLTDPPATVNTLYAGLQIILPGETAQAHRHTSNAFRFILEGDGAWTTVNGERVFMAPGDLLLTPGWHWHDHTHEGDAPMIWLDALDYPLVNALEAGFYEQYPQRLQPVTKPDDAGSRQFLHGRLTPAWLTQDGPNSPVTRYTWQETERALDAIADTADGSDVDGVVLEYSNPWTGGPVMPTIGCRVQRLRPGFEGAGRRHTASTIFNVVRGEGATIVAGERLEWSEHDTFAVPGWASYRHVNTSASADAVLFSYSDEPVMRSLSLYRTEDADPGA, encoded by the coding sequence ATGACAACCGACGAACTCGCCTACAAGGCCCTGGAGGGCCTGGGAGCCGCCCCGCTGTGGCGCTTCTACGGCAACCTGTTCCCCGCCCAGCCCAAGAGCCGCGCCGTCCCCTACCGCTGGGACTGGCGCGAACTCCGCCCGCATCTCCTGCACTTCTCCAAGTCTCTGTCCCTGGAGGAGGCCGAACGACGGGTCCTCATGCTCGTCAACCCGGGCCTCACCGACCCCCCGGCCACGGTCAACACCCTCTACGCGGGCCTCCAGATCATCCTGCCCGGCGAGACCGCGCAGGCACACCGGCACACCTCCAACGCCTTCCGCTTCATCCTCGAAGGCGACGGTGCCTGGACCACGGTCAACGGCGAGCGGGTCTTCATGGCCCCCGGCGACCTCCTGCTCACCCCCGGCTGGCACTGGCACGACCACACCCATGAGGGCGACGCGCCGATGATCTGGCTCGACGCACTCGACTACCCCCTGGTCAACGCCCTGGAAGCCGGCTTCTACGAGCAGTACCCGCAGCGGCTCCAGCCCGTGACCAAGCCCGACGACGCCGGCAGCCGCCAGTTCCTGCACGGCCGGCTCACCCCCGCCTGGCTCACCCAGGACGGCCCCAACTCCCCCGTCACCCGGTACACCTGGCAGGAGACGGAGCGCGCCCTGGACGCCATCGCCGACACGGCCGACGGCAGCGACGTCGACGGCGTCGTCCTGGAGTACAGCAATCCCTGGACCGGCGGCCCGGTCATGCCCACCATCGGCTGCCGCGTCCAGCGGCTCCGCCCCGGCTTCGAGGGAGCCGGCCGCCGCCATACGGCCTCGACCATCTTCAACGTCGTACGCGGCGAAGGCGCCACGATCGTCGCCGGCGAACGGCTGGAGTGGTCCGAGCACGACACCTTCGCCGTCCCCGGCTGGGCCTCCTACCGGCACGTCAACACCTCGGCCTCCGCGGACGCCGTCCTCTTCTCCTACAGCGACGAGCCGGTCATGCGCTCCCTCAGCCTCTACCGCACCGAAGACGCCGACCCCGGCGCCTGA
- a CDS encoding MarR family winged helix-turn-helix transcriptional regulator, producing the protein MVKRESREGTMEDVDAVTREVLTASRLLVAVSARSLSAVEDRVTLPQFRMLVVLSTRGATKLVALADLLHVAPSTAMRMVDRLIAAGLADRQVNPDNRRETLLRLTAEGRRTVEDVTARRRTEIAVIVERLKPEKRRVLIDALAAFNEAGGEPPAPDADDEPSPLGWE; encoded by the coding sequence ATGGTGAAGCGCGAGTCCCGCGAGGGGACGATGGAGGACGTCGACGCCGTCACGCGGGAGGTGCTGACCGCCTCCCGGCTGCTGGTGGCGGTCTCCGCCCGTTCCTTGTCCGCCGTCGAGGACCGGGTCACGCTGCCGCAGTTCCGGATGCTGGTCGTCCTCTCCACCCGGGGCGCCACCAAACTCGTCGCTCTCGCCGACCTCCTCCACGTCGCCCCCTCGACGGCCATGCGCATGGTGGACCGGCTCATCGCCGCCGGGCTGGCGGACCGCCAGGTCAATCCCGACAACCGGCGGGAGACCCTGCTGCGGCTCACGGCGGAGGGGCGTCGCACGGTCGAGGACGTCACCGCCCGGCGGCGCACGGAGATCGCCGTCATCGTCGAACGGCTGAAGCCGGAGAAGCGGCGGGTGCTGATCGACGCCCTGGCCGCCTTCAACGAGGCGGGCGGGGAGCCCCCCGCCCCGGACGCCGACGACGAGCCGTCCCCTCTCGGCTGGGAATGA
- a CDS encoding MarR family winged helix-turn-helix transcriptional regulator translates to MAHALELHNYVGHLIRRAEQVHTALWYRHVSREITSQQFAVLNTLSRDPGIDQRTLARFTSLDRSTVNHIVRRLTDQHYVSQVRDEEDRRRTLLSLTDEGSELLDSLIGPAEDINAQLLDALPGDERELAVEILRKIASTDNESFSDGP, encoded by the coding sequence GTGGCGCACGCACTGGAACTGCACAACTACGTCGGGCACCTGATCCGGCGCGCGGAACAGGTGCACACCGCCCTGTGGTACCGGCACGTGTCCAGGGAGATCACCTCCCAGCAGTTCGCCGTCCTCAACACCCTCAGCCGCGACCCCGGCATCGACCAGCGCACCCTCGCGCGCTTCACCTCACTGGACCGCTCGACGGTCAACCACATCGTCCGCCGACTGACCGACCAGCACTACGTCAGTCAGGTACGGGACGAGGAGGACCGCCGACGGACCCTGCTGAGCCTCACAGACGAGGGATCCGAACTGCTCGACTCCCTGATCGGCCCCGCCGAGGACATCAACGCACAACTACTCGACGCACTGCCCGGCGACGAGCGGGAACTGGCCGTCGAGATCCTCCGCAAAATCGCGTCGACGGACAACGAGTCATTCAGCGACGGCCCGTAA
- a CDS encoding fumarylacetoacetate hydrolase family protein translates to MRLALFNQGRLGLVVGDDLVDVTDQVAGADTAGPVGALQRYVEAVADGETARFEPAGRPRIPLAEAVLEAPLPRPGKIIGAPVNYLDHKAEMEYTTSVADLGVFLKANSSVIGPGQDILLPYSDKRTDQEGELGVVIGRTASHVSADEALDHVFGYTCVLDITVRSGEDRSTRKSFDTFTPLGPWIVTADEIPDPDTLDLRCDVGGTTRQRTNTADLIFGVRELIAYTSSVMTLHPGDVIATGTPAGVGPLSHGDRVVLDIEKVGRLEVGVDGSRALPYDQRPGRRSR, encoded by the coding sequence ATGCGTCTGGCACTGTTCAACCAGGGACGCCTCGGACTCGTCGTCGGTGACGATCTCGTCGACGTGACCGACCAGGTCGCCGGCGCCGACACCGCCGGCCCCGTCGGTGCGCTCCAGCGGTACGTCGAGGCGGTCGCCGACGGGGAGACGGCCCGTTTCGAACCAGCCGGCCGGCCCCGCATCCCCCTGGCCGAAGCGGTCCTGGAGGCTCCGCTCCCCCGCCCCGGGAAGATCATTGGCGCGCCGGTCAACTACCTCGACCACAAGGCCGAGATGGAGTACACCACCTCGGTCGCCGACCTCGGCGTCTTCCTCAAGGCGAACTCCTCCGTCATCGGCCCGGGCCAGGACATCCTGCTCCCCTACTCCGACAAGCGCACCGACCAGGAAGGCGAACTGGGCGTCGTCATCGGCCGCACCGCCTCGCACGTGAGCGCGGACGAAGCCCTGGACCACGTCTTCGGCTACACCTGCGTCCTGGACATCACCGTCCGTTCCGGCGAGGACCGCTCCACCCGCAAGTCCTTCGACACGTTCACCCCGCTCGGCCCCTGGATCGTGACCGCCGACGAGATCCCGGACCCGGACACCCTCGACCTGCGCTGCGACGTCGGCGGCACCACCCGGCAGCGCACCAACACGGCGGACCTCATCTTCGGCGTCCGCGAACTGATCGCCTACACCTCCTCCGTCATGACCCTGCACCCGGGCGACGTGATCGCGACCGGCACCCCGGCCGGAGTGGGACCGCTCAGCCACGGGGACCGCGTGGTCCTGGACATCGAGAAGGTCGGTCGCCTGGAGGTCGGTGTCGACGGCTCCCGTGCCCTTCCTTACGACCAGCGCCCCGGCCGCCGCAGCCGCTGA